Proteins encoded by one window of Streptomyces sp. NBC_01477:
- a CDS encoding metal-dependent hydrolase, with translation MSHPIKPRRVTFDWKQTPLHWIPDEPTATHVINVLHLLLPAGERWFVKVFKEALPLVTDEQLLKDVKGFMGQEATHSVQHAYVLEHLAEQQLDTSPYTRHVEWMFDVLLGEKPPWGTPISRREWLRFRLSLIAAIEHFTAVLGDWILDAGALDGAGTDEVMLDLLRWHGAEEVEHRSVAFDMYQHTGGSGAVRYLRRVEGMALAWPTLFYLWTAGARYLLRHDPQLAGGRYRFRDHRAAARRGLVPSWASLHSAMPRYLRRSYHPSQEGSLRRAVEYLALSPAARAAAGPAGRAAAS, from the coding sequence GTGAGTCACCCGATCAAGCCGCGCCGGGTCACGTTCGACTGGAAGCAGACCCCTCTGCACTGGATTCCGGACGAGCCGACCGCGACGCACGTCATCAATGTGCTGCATCTGCTGCTGCCGGCCGGTGAGCGGTGGTTCGTCAAGGTGTTCAAGGAGGCGCTGCCGCTGGTCACCGACGAGCAGCTGCTCAAGGACGTCAAGGGCTTCATGGGCCAGGAGGCCACCCACAGCGTGCAGCACGCGTACGTGCTGGAGCACCTGGCCGAGCAGCAGCTCGACACCAGCCCCTACACCCGGCACGTGGAGTGGATGTTCGACGTCCTGCTGGGGGAGAAGCCGCCGTGGGGGACGCCGATATCGCGGCGCGAGTGGCTGCGTTTCCGGCTGTCGCTGATAGCCGCGATCGAGCACTTCACCGCGGTGCTCGGCGACTGGATACTGGACGCCGGGGCGCTGGACGGCGCCGGTACCGACGAGGTCATGCTGGACCTGCTGCGCTGGCACGGCGCGGAGGAGGTCGAGCACCGGTCGGTGGCGTTCGACATGTACCAGCACACCGGCGGCAGCGGTGCGGTGCGCTATCTGCGCCGGGTGGAGGGGATGGCGCTGGCCTGGCCGACGCTGTTCTACCTGTGGACGGCCGGCGCCCGGTATCTGCTGCGGCACGACCCGCAGCTGGCCGGCGGCAGATACCGGTTCAGGGACCACCGCGCAGCGGCCCGCCGCGGGCTGGTGCCGTCCTGGGCATCGCTGCACTCCGCCATGCCCCGCTATCTGCGCCGGTCGTACCATCCGTCGCAGGAGGGTTCGCTGCGCAGGGCGGTGGAGTATCTGGCCCTCTCCCCCGCGGCGCGGGCGGCGGCGGGACCGGCCGGCCGGGCGGCGGCCTCATGA
- a CDS encoding SDR family oxidoreductase: MDRSNEASGTDRADRVAERFVTGADGVRLCVAEYSDAALPTVLLLHGYPDSKEVWSGVAALLADRFHVVLYDVRGHGRSGVPEPLRGGFALEKLTEDFLAVADAVSPDRPVHLVGHDWGSVQGWEFATVPGTTGRLASFTSISGPCLDHFGHWIRRRVRRPTPRRAAQVLGQGAKSWYVYALHTPVLPEMAWRGVLGRQWPKLLARAEKLPSDGYPTASLPQDAAHGAWLYRDNVRQRLGRPRTDPYAHVPVQLITPTGDAFLSERLYDDLDHWVPRLTRHTLPAKHWVPRSRPQQLARWITDFVTGVEDVGGAGGGSAAGSATAGLTGTVAGTVAGAGALRAATAGKLPPSALGKALPAARERFGGQLVLVTGAASGIGKATALAFAEAGARLVAVDRDASGAAQTAELALRIGAPEAWPETVDVSDGPAMEALAARTFDRYGVPDVVVNNAGIGLAGSFLDTTPEDWKQVLDVNLWGVIHGCRLYGRQLVERGEGGHIVNTASAAAFQPSRALPAYSTSKAAVLMLSECLRAELAPHGIGVSAICPGLVNTPITGSARHTGVSDEEQARRRARSARLYRLRNYPPEKVALAVVRAVLRDTAVVPVTPEARGARLLSRLSPGTLRAFARIDPPL, from the coding sequence ATGGACAGGTCGAACGAGGCGAGCGGGACCGACCGGGCGGACCGGGTGGCCGAGCGGTTCGTGACCGGCGCGGACGGGGTCCGGCTGTGCGTGGCCGAGTACAGTGACGCGGCGCTGCCGACAGTGCTGCTGCTGCACGGCTATCCGGACAGCAAAGAGGTGTGGTCGGGCGTCGCCGCGCTGCTCGCCGACCGCTTCCATGTCGTCCTCTACGACGTGCGCGGGCACGGACGCTCCGGCGTCCCGGAGCCGCTCAGAGGCGGCTTCGCACTGGAGAAGCTGACCGAGGACTTCCTCGCGGTCGCCGACGCGGTGAGCCCGGACCGGCCGGTCCACCTGGTCGGCCACGACTGGGGCTCGGTGCAGGGCTGGGAATTCGCCACCGTGCCGGGCACGACGGGCCGGCTGGCGTCGTTCACCTCGATCTCCGGGCCGTGCCTGGACCACTTCGGCCACTGGATCAGACGACGGGTGCGCCGCCCCACCCCGCGCCGGGCCGCGCAGGTGCTCGGCCAGGGCGCCAAGTCCTGGTACGTGTACGCGCTGCACACCCCCGTGCTGCCCGAAATGGCGTGGCGCGGTGTGCTCGGCAGGCAGTGGCCCAAACTGCTGGCCCGGGCCGAGAAGCTGCCCTCCGACGGCTATCCGACCGCCTCGCTGCCCCAGGACGCCGCACACGGCGCCTGGCTCTACCGCGACAATGTGCGGCAGCGTCTCGGCCGGCCGCGGACCGACCCGTACGCGCACGTGCCCGTGCAGCTGATCACCCCGACCGGGGACGCCTTCCTCTCGGAGCGGCTCTACGACGACCTGGACCACTGGGTGCCGCGGCTGACCCGGCACACCCTGCCGGCCAAGCACTGGGTGCCGCGCTCCCGGCCGCAGCAACTGGCCCGCTGGATCACCGACTTCGTCACCGGGGTGGAGGACGTCGGCGGGGCGGGCGGTGGTTCGGCGGCCGGGTCCGCCACGGCCGGGCTGACCGGGACGGTCGCCGGGACAGTGGCGGGTGCGGGTGCGCTGCGGGCGGCGACGGCGGGGAAGCTGCCGCCGTCCGCGCTGGGCAAGGCGCTCCCGGCGGCCCGGGAGCGGTTCGGCGGACAGCTGGTGCTCGTCACCGGGGCGGCCAGCGGGATCGGGAAGGCGACCGCGCTCGCGTTCGCCGAGGCGGGTGCCCGTCTGGTGGCCGTGGACCGGGACGCGAGCGGTGCGGCACAGACCGCTGAACTGGCGCTGCGGATCGGCGCGCCGGAGGCCTGGCCCGAGACCGTCGACGTGTCCGACGGCCCGGCGATGGAAGCGCTCGCCGCCCGCACCTTCGACCGCTACGGCGTGCCCGACGTCGTCGTCAACAACGCGGGCATCGGCCTGGCGGGCTCCTTCCTCGACACCACACCCGAGGACTGGAAGCAGGTGCTCGACGTCAACTTGTGGGGCGTCATCCACGGCTGCCGGCTCTACGGACGCCAGCTGGTCGAGCGCGGCGAGGGCGGCCATATCGTCAACACCGCCTCGGCGGCGGCCTTCCAGCCGTCCCGCGCGCTGCCCGCATACAGCACGTCGAAGGCCGCCGTGCTGATGCTCAGTGAATGCCTGCGGGCCGAACTGGCGCCGCACGGCATCGGGGTGAGCGCGATATGCCCCGGCCTGGTGAACACCCCGATCACCGGCAGCGCCCGGCACACCGGGGTCAGCGACGAGGAGCAGGCGCGCCGCCGTGCCAGGAGCGCCCGGCTCTACCGGCTGCGCAACTACCCGCCGGAGAAGGTCGCCCTGGCGGTGGTCAGGGCGGTGCTGCGGGACACCGCCGTCGTCCCGGTCACCCCGGAGGCCCGCGGCGCCCGGCTGCTGTCCCGGCTGTCCCCCGGCACACTGCGGGCGTTCGCCCGGATCGACCCACCGCTGTAG
- a CDS encoding ABC transporter ATP-binding protein has protein sequence MFRTTTVRHVTVIATESLSKRYPRVTALDRLSVDVIPGVTGLVGANGAGKSTLIKILLGLSPATEGRAAVLGLDVATEGAQIRSLVGYMPEHDCLPPDVSATEFVVHMARMSGLPPTAARERTADTLRHVGLYEERYRPMGGYSTGMKQRVKLAQALVHDPKLVLLDEPTNGLDPAGRDEMLGLIRRVHTDFGISVLVTSHLLGELERTSDHIVVIDGGKLLRASSTSDFTQATASLAVEVTDRESELLGLLTGAGLTAQANGHLLLVDIADDETYDTVRDAVAGLGVGLVRMEQRRHRIAELFIDDDTTHSGEDAPSKEGDGRDAA, from the coding sequence GTGTTCCGGACCACTACGGTTCGGCATGTGACTGTGATCGCTACCGAAAGCCTGAGCAAGCGGTACCCGAGGGTGACCGCTCTTGACCGGCTGTCCGTGGACGTCATCCCCGGTGTGACCGGGCTGGTGGGCGCCAACGGGGCCGGAAAGTCGACCCTGATCAAGATCCTGCTGGGGCTGTCCCCGGCGACCGAGGGTCGTGCCGCCGTGCTCGGACTCGACGTGGCCACCGAGGGCGCGCAGATCCGCAGCCTGGTCGGCTACATGCCCGAGCACGACTGCCTGCCGCCCGACGTGTCGGCGACCGAATTCGTCGTGCACATGGCCAGGATGTCCGGACTGCCGCCCACCGCCGCGCGCGAGCGCACCGCGGACACCCTGCGGCACGTCGGACTCTACGAAGAGCGGTACCGCCCGATGGGCGGTTATTCGACCGGTATGAAACAACGGGTCAAGCTCGCCCAGGCCCTGGTCCACGACCCCAAGCTGGTGCTGCTCGACGAGCCGACCAACGGCCTCGACCCCGCGGGGCGGGACGAGATGCTGGGCCTGATCCGCCGGGTGCACACCGACTTCGGCATCTCGGTGCTGGTCACCTCCCACCTGCTCGGCGAACTGGAGCGCACCAGCGACCACATCGTCGTCATCGACGGCGGCAAGCTGCTGCGGGCGTCCTCCACCAGCGACTTCACCCAGGCCACCGCGTCCCTCGCGGTCGAGGTCACGGACCGTGAGAGCGAGCTGCTCGGCCTGCTGACCGGCGCCGGACTCACCGCCCAGGCCAACGGGCATCTGCTGCTGGTCGACATCGCGGACGACGAGACGTACGACACCGTGCGCGACGCCGTCGCCGGCCTCGGCGTCGGCCTGGTGCGGATGGAGCAGCGCAGGCACCGGATCGCCGAGCTGTTCATCGACGACGACACCACCCACAGCGGGGAAGACGCCCCGAGCAAGGAAGGAGACGGCCGTGACGCAGCCTGA
- a CDS encoding ABC transporter permease subunit yields the protein MTQPDVAAPGSPAGPAAGARAGSPPDVIHNIGYRNYTGPRLGRGYARLALFSQSLRGAYGLGRSAKSKVLPMILLAAMCAPALIMVAVAIFADRSDLPLAYTRYAVVLQAIITLFVAAQAPQSVSRDLRFKTTPLYFSRPIERVDYVAAKYAALTVAVFLLTAVPLLILYVGALLAKLSFAHQTAGFAKGLVSVLLLSLLFAGIGLVIAAVTPRRGFGVAAVIALFVISYAAVSVIQAVAADQEKYHVIGWLGLFSPITLIDGFQTWFLGAKSAFPHGSGPANAGIGILYLLVLLAIISGTFGLLMNRYRKVGLS from the coding sequence GTGACGCAGCCTGACGTTGCCGCCCCCGGCAGCCCCGCCGGCCCCGCCGCGGGCGCCCGCGCCGGTTCACCGCCCGATGTCATCCACAACATCGGCTACCGCAACTACACCGGCCCCCGCCTTGGCCGCGGCTACGCCCGGCTGGCCCTGTTCTCGCAGAGCCTGCGCGGCGCCTACGGACTCGGCCGCAGCGCCAAGTCCAAGGTGCTGCCGATGATCCTGCTCGCCGCGATGTGCGCGCCCGCGCTGATCATGGTCGCGGTGGCGATCTTCGCCGACCGCAGCGACCTGCCGCTCGCCTACACCCGCTACGCGGTCGTCCTGCAGGCGATCATCACCCTCTTCGTCGCCGCCCAGGCGCCCCAGTCGGTCAGCCGCGACCTGCGCTTCAAGACCACCCCGCTGTACTTCTCCCGCCCGATCGAGCGCGTCGACTACGTGGCGGCCAAATACGCGGCTCTCACCGTCGCGGTCTTCCTGCTGACCGCCGTACCGCTCCTCATCCTCTACGTCGGCGCGCTGCTGGCGAAGCTGAGCTTCGCGCACCAGACCGCCGGGTTTGCGAAGGGCCTGGTGTCCGTACTCCTTCTGTCCCTGCTCTTCGCCGGGATAGGCCTGGTCATCGCGGCGGTCACACCGCGCCGCGGCTTCGGGGTGGCGGCGGTCATCGCGCTGTTCGTGATCAGCTACGCGGCCGTGTCCGTCATCCAGGCGGTGGCCGCCGACCAGGAGAAATACCACGTCATCGGCTGGCTGGGGCTCTTCTCGCCGATCACCTTGATCGACGGTTTCCAGACCTGGTTCCTCGGCGCGAAGTCCGCCTTCCCGCACGGGTCGGGACCTGCGAACGCCGGGATCGGCATCCTCTACCTGCTGGTGCTGCTGGCCATCATCTCGGGCACCTTCGGCCTCCTGATGAACCGCTACCGGAAGGTGGGCCTGTCGTGA
- a CDS encoding ABC transporter ATP-binding protein — MTTISIDNVSRWYGNVVAVNDISMTIGPGVTGLLGPNGAGKSTLINMMAGFLAPSNGSVTLDGAVIWRNEQAYREIGIVPEREAMYDFLTAREFVVANAELHGLPDPEAAAQRALATVEMEYAQDRRIETYSKGMRQRAKMASALVHEPSVLLLDEPFNGMDPRQRLQLMDLLRRMGAAGRTVLFSSHILEEVEQLAHHIEVVVAGRHAASGDFRKIRRLMTDRPHRYLVRSSDDRQLASALIAHASTAAIELDLREDALRIQAVDFAGFTEFLPRIARDHGIRLFTVSPSDESLESVFSYLVTA; from the coding sequence GTGACCACGATCAGCATCGACAACGTCTCGCGCTGGTACGGCAATGTGGTGGCGGTCAACGACATCAGCATGACGATCGGCCCCGGAGTGACCGGCCTGCTCGGCCCCAACGGCGCAGGCAAGTCCACCCTCATCAACATGATGGCCGGCTTCCTCGCGCCCTCCAACGGCAGCGTCACCCTGGACGGCGCCGTCATCTGGCGCAATGAGCAGGCCTACCGCGAGATCGGCATCGTGCCCGAGCGCGAAGCGATGTACGACTTCCTGACCGCACGGGAATTCGTCGTCGCCAACGCCGAGCTGCACGGCCTGCCCGACCCGGAGGCCGCGGCCCAGCGGGCACTGGCCACCGTCGAGATGGAATACGCGCAGGACCGGCGGATCGAGACGTACAGCAAGGGCATGCGGCAGCGCGCGAAGATGGCCTCCGCGCTGGTCCACGAGCCGTCCGTGCTGCTGCTCGACGAGCCCTTCAACGGCATGGACCCGCGGCAGCGGCTGCAGCTGATGGACCTGCTGCGCCGGATGGGCGCGGCGGGCCGCACGGTGCTGTTCTCCTCGCACATCCTGGAGGAGGTCGAACAGCTCGCCCACCACATCGAGGTCGTGGTGGCCGGCCGGCACGCCGCCTCGGGCGACTTCCGCAAGATCCGCCGCCTGATGACGGACCGCCCGCACCGCTATCTCGTACGGTCCAGCGACGACCGGCAGCTCGCGTCCGCGCTGATCGCGCACGCGTCCACCGCCGCGATCGAGCTGGACCTGCGGGAGGACGCCCTGCGCATCCAGGCGGTCGACTTCGCCGGCTTCACCGAATTCCTGCCCCGGATCGCCCGCGACCACGGCATCCGGCTCTTCACGGTCTCGCCGTCCGACGAGTCCCTGGAGAGCGTCTTCTCCTACCTGGTCACGGCGTAA
- a CDS encoding ABC transporter permease yields MSVTTAPAGRGAVKPQATGPRFYHPTVARLTYRALLGRRRALLLFALPLLLLIIVSAVRLLAGPDDSTAADVLQGFGLSAMVPLVGVIAGTGAIGPEIDDGAIVYLLAKPIRRGTIISTKLLVAIGVTMAFSAIPTLLAGYILNSNGQNVAVAFAIGAAVASIAYAAIFLLLGVLTRHAVVVSLVYALVWEGVIGNVVPGARTLSVQQWGMAVAQKLAHGDVVSSDVGLTASVVLLVVATAAATWFAGRKLRSLKLAGEE; encoded by the coding sequence ATGTCCGTCACCACCGCCCCGGCCGGCCGCGGCGCCGTCAAGCCGCAGGCCACGGGACCCAGGTTCTACCATCCGACCGTCGCCCGGCTCACCTACCGGGCACTGCTCGGCCGCCGCCGTGCCCTGCTGCTCTTCGCCCTCCCGCTGCTCCTGCTGATCATCGTCAGCGCGGTCCGGCTGCTGGCCGGCCCCGACGACTCCACCGCGGCCGACGTGCTGCAGGGGTTCGGGCTCAGCGCGATGGTGCCGCTGGTCGGCGTCATCGCCGGCACCGGCGCGATCGGCCCGGAGATCGACGACGGGGCGATCGTCTACCTGCTGGCCAAGCCGATCAGACGCGGCACGATCATCTCCACCAAACTGCTGGTCGCGATCGGCGTCACCATGGCTTTCTCCGCGATCCCGACCCTGCTGGCCGGCTACATCCTCAACAGCAACGGCCAGAATGTGGCCGTCGCCTTCGCCATAGGCGCCGCCGTCGCATCCATCGCCTATGCCGCGATCTTCCTGCTGCTCGGTGTGCTCACCCGGCACGCCGTGGTCGTCAGCCTGGTCTACGCGCTGGTCTGGGAGGGCGTGATCGGCAATGTGGTGCCGGGAGCGCGCACCCTGAGCGTCCAGCAGTGGGGGATGGCGGTGGCGCAGAAGCTGGCCCACGGCGACGTGGTCAGCTCCGACGTCGGCCTGACCGCGAGCGTCGTGCTGCTGGTCGTGGCCACGGCCGCGGCCACCTGGTTCGCCGGCCGCAAACTGCGCAGCCTCAAGCTCGCCGGGGAGGAGTGA
- a CDS encoding rhomboid-like protein has protein sequence MAQQTTQAARTVPLRIRVAAHRLRRVTPRDAWRFAAQWVRSSPGTHTWLAILAVTSAITALAPPHARSYLLHSVSTNLVELHHHPIRVLIGSAFWIETPSGFAFYAVLFEVVHAPAERWLGTWRWLFTAATAHIGATLLSQKAVFFGIQDDRLPHALAHSVDIGVSYGLAGIVGVLAYRVPRPWRWAYLAAVLGFFAVPVINDGTYTDLGHLTAVLIGLCCYAVTPVTAPRGDGPRE, from the coding sequence ATGGCCCAGCAGACGACGCAGGCGGCGCGGACCGTACCCCTTCGGATCCGCGTCGCGGCGCACCGGCTCCGCCGCGTCACCCCGCGCGACGCGTGGCGTTTCGCCGCGCAATGGGTGCGGTCGTCGCCCGGCACCCACACATGGCTGGCGATACTGGCGGTCACCAGCGCCATCACGGCGCTCGCGCCGCCGCACGCCCGCTCGTATCTGCTGCACAGCGTCAGCACCAACCTGGTCGAGCTGCACCATCACCCGATCCGCGTACTGATCGGCAGCGCCTTCTGGATCGAGACACCGTCCGGCTTCGCCTTCTACGCCGTGCTGTTCGAGGTGGTGCACGCCCCCGCGGAGCGCTGGCTCGGCACCTGGCGCTGGCTGTTCACCGCGGCCACCGCGCATATCGGCGCGACACTGCTCAGCCAGAAGGCGGTCTTCTTCGGCATACAGGACGACCGGCTGCCGCACGCCCTGGCGCACTCCGTGGACATCGGGGTGAGCTACGGGCTGGCCGGGATCGTCGGGGTGCTCGCCTACCGGGTGCCCCGGCCGTGGCGCTGGGCGTATCTGGCGGCGGTCCTCGGCTTCTTCGCCGTCCCGGTGATCAACGACGGCACCTACACCGACCTCGGCCACCTGACCGCGGTGCTGATCGGGCTGTGCTGCTACGCGGTCACCCCGGTCACCGCGCCCCGTGGAGATGGGCCGCGGGAGTGA
- a CDS encoding HAD family hydrolase produces MADPSRQPHTLPYRLVATDLDGTLLRSDATVSQGSRDVLAAVAAKGAAHIVVTGRSVPWTRHVLDDLGYTGLAVCGQGAQVYDAAAGRLLTSVTLDRQLAALALAKIEAEVGPLAVAASRDGLSGDVLIGPGYVYNPELPVIHIGGADELWAEPINKLYIQHPELTDDELTLAAGDVAGDLVGATMAGAGIVELLPLGLSKATGLSLAARRLGVPAAETIAFGDMPNDIPMLAWAGYGVAMANAHPELKQVADEVTASNDEDGIALVLDRLFGPF; encoded by the coding sequence TTGGCGGACCCGTCGCGGCAGCCGCACACGCTGCCCTACCGGCTGGTCGCCACCGATCTGGACGGCACGCTGCTGCGCAGCGACGCCACCGTCTCGCAGGGCTCCCGTGACGTGCTCGCCGCGGTCGCCGCGAAGGGGGCCGCGCACATCGTCGTCACCGGCCGCTCGGTGCCGTGGACCCGCCATGTGCTGGACGACCTGGGCTATACGGGCCTGGCCGTCTGCGGGCAGGGCGCCCAGGTCTACGACGCGGCGGCCGGGCGGCTGCTGACCTCGGTCACGCTGGACCGGCAGCTCGCCGCCCTGGCGCTGGCCAAGATCGAGGCCGAGGTCGGGCCGCTGGCGGTGGCCGCCAGCCGGGACGGGCTCAGCGGCGATGTGCTGATCGGCCCGGGGTACGTCTACAACCCCGAGCTGCCGGTCATCCACATCGGCGGCGCCGACGAGCTGTGGGCCGAGCCGATCAACAAGCTCTACATACAGCACCCGGAGCTGACCGACGACGAACTGACCCTGGCGGCCGGCGACGTGGCCGGCGACCTGGTCGGCGCCACCATGGCGGGGGCCGGCATCGTGGAGTTGCTGCCGCTGGGCCTCAGCAAGGCGACCGGCCTGTCGCTGGCCGCCCGGCGGCTCGGGGTGCCGGCCGCCGAGACCATCGCCTTCGGCGACATGCCCAACGACATCCCGATGCTCGCCTGGGCCGGTTACGGCGTGGCCATGGCCAACGCCCACCCCGAGCTGAAGCAGGTCGCCGACGAGGTCACCGCGTCCAACGACGAGGACGGCATCGCGCTGGTCCTCGACCGGCTCTTCGGCCCGTTCTGA
- the serS gene encoding serine--tRNA ligase: MIDLRLLREDPDRVRASQRARGEDVALVDSLLSADERRRASGTRFDELRSEQKQLGKLIPKAQGDEKAELLRRAGELSAAVKAADAEQHQAADEAQRLLLELGNIVHPDAPIGGEEDFVVLEQHGAPRDFAAEGFTPRDHLELGEMLGAIDTERGAKVSGSRFYYLTGVGALLELALVNAAISQATAAGFTPMLTPNLVKPAAMAGTGYLGQVEDDVYHLDKDDLYLVGTSEVPLAAYHMDEIIDAARLPLRYAGFSSCYRREAGSYGKDTRGIFRVHQFDKVEMFVFTTPEEAEAEHQRLLAWEKQWLTSLELPFQVIELASGDLGSSASRKFDCEAWIPTQGKYRELTSTSNTLEFQARRLGVRLRDSDGTRPLATLNGTLCAVTRTIVALLENHQQPDGSVRVPDVLRPYLGGREVLEPVASATAAFSAAAK, translated from the coding sequence GTGATCGACCTTCGCCTGCTTCGTGAGGACCCCGACCGTGTGCGCGCCTCCCAGCGCGCCCGTGGAGAGGACGTCGCACTTGTCGACTCCCTGCTCTCCGCCGACGAGCGGCGCAGGGCGTCCGGGACCCGCTTCGACGAGCTGCGCTCGGAGCAGAAGCAGTTGGGCAAGCTGATCCCCAAGGCGCAGGGCGACGAGAAGGCCGAGCTGCTGCGGCGGGCCGGCGAGCTGTCGGCCGCGGTCAAGGCCGCCGACGCCGAGCAGCACCAGGCGGCGGACGAGGCCCAGCGGCTACTGCTCGAACTGGGCAACATCGTCCACCCCGACGCCCCGATCGGCGGCGAGGAGGACTTCGTCGTCCTGGAGCAGCACGGCGCCCCGCGCGACTTCGCCGCCGAGGGCTTCACCCCCCGCGACCACCTGGAGCTGGGCGAGATGCTCGGCGCCATCGACACCGAGCGCGGCGCCAAGGTGTCGGGCTCGCGCTTCTACTACCTCACCGGCGTCGGCGCACTGCTGGAGCTGGCCCTGGTCAACGCGGCGATCTCGCAGGCCACCGCGGCCGGCTTCACCCCGATGCTGACCCCGAATCTGGTCAAGCCCGCGGCCATGGCGGGCACCGGCTATCTGGGCCAGGTCGAGGACGACGTCTACCACCTCGACAAGGACGACCTCTACCTGGTCGGCACCTCCGAGGTCCCGCTGGCCGCCTACCACATGGACGAGATCATCGACGCGGCCCGGCTGCCGCTGCGCTACGCCGGGTTCTCGTCGTGCTACCGGCGCGAGGCGGGCTCGTACGGCAAGGACACCCGCGGCATCTTCCGGGTGCACCAGTTCGACAAGGTCGAGATGTTCGTGTTCACCACCCCCGAGGAGGCGGAGGCCGAGCACCAGCGGCTGCTGGCCTGGGAGAAGCAGTGGCTGACCTCGCTCGAACTGCCCTTCCAGGTGATCGAGCTGGCCTCGGGCGACCTGGGCTCGTCGGCGTCGCGCAAATTCGACTGCGAGGCGTGGATCCCGACGCAGGGCAAATACCGCGAGCTGACATCGACCTCGAACACCCTCGAATTCCAGGCCAGGCGGCTCGGAGTGCGGCTGCGGGACAGCGATGGCACCCGGCCGCTCGCCACCCTCAACGGCACGCTGTGCGCGGTCACCCGGACGATCGTGGCGCTGCTGGAGAATCACCAGCAGCCCGACGGCTCGGTGCGCGTACCCGACGTGCTGCGGCCGTATCTGGGCGGCCGTGAGGTCCTGGAACCGGTCGCCTCCGCCACGGCCGCCTTCTCCGCCGCCGCCAAGTGA
- the pheA gene encoding prephenate dehydratase produces the protein MTSASRYTYLGPEGTFTEAALRSLPEAATRELVPTVSVPAALDAVRSGEAGGALVPIENSVEGGITATLDELAFGGPLMIYREVLLPIAFALLVRPGTDLASVKTVTGHPAAQAQVRQWLAEHLPDAVWESAASNADGARLVQEGRFDGAFAGEFAAPTYGLEALAAEIHDAQNATTRFVLVGRPARLAAPTGADKTSAVFWLRDDHPGALLELLQEFAIRGVNLMRIESRPTGRGLGQYCFSVDAEGHLTDRRVGEALMGLRRRCLNVRFLGSYPRADEVAGTVARGTGDAEFTEAADWLNRALDGRG, from the coding sequence ATGACGTCAGCGAGCCGCTACACCTATCTGGGCCCCGAGGGCACCTTCACGGAGGCCGCGCTGCGCTCGCTGCCGGAGGCCGCCACCCGTGAGCTGGTGCCGACGGTGTCGGTACCGGCGGCGCTGGACGCGGTGCGCAGCGGCGAGGCGGGCGGGGCGCTGGTGCCGATCGAGAATTCGGTGGAGGGCGGCATCACCGCCACCCTGGACGAGCTGGCGTTCGGCGGGCCGCTGATGATCTACCGCGAGGTGCTGCTGCCGATCGCCTTCGCCCTGCTGGTACGCCCGGGGACGGACCTGGCGTCGGTGAAGACCGTCACCGGGCACCCCGCGGCCCAGGCCCAGGTGCGGCAGTGGCTGGCCGAGCACCTGCCCGACGCGGTGTGGGAGTCGGCGGCGTCCAACGCGGACGGCGCCCGGCTGGTGCAGGAGGGCCGCTTCGACGGCGCCTTCGCGGGGGAATTCGCCGCGCCGACGTACGGCCTCGAAGCGCTGGCCGCCGAGATCCATGACGCGCAGAACGCGACGACGCGTTTCGTCCTGGTCGGCCGCCCCGCGCGCCTTGCGGCGCCGACCGGGGCCGACAAGACCTCGGCGGTCTTCTGGCTGCGCGACGACCACCCCGGTGCGCTGCTCGAACTGCTGCAGGAGTTCGCGATCCGCGGGGTGAACCTGATGCGGATCGAGTCCCGGCCGACCGGCCGGGGCCTGGGCCAGTACTGCTTCTCGGTGGACGCCGAGGGCCATCTGACCGACCGGCGGGTCGGCGAGGCGCTGATGGGCCTGCGGCGGCGCTGCCTGAACGTACGCTTCCTCGGTTCCTACCCGCGCGCCGACGAGGTGGCGGGGACGGTGGCCCGCGGCACGGGGGACGCGGAATTCACCGAGGCCGCGGACTGGCTGAACCGGGCGCTCGACGGGCGCGGCTGA